The following nucleotide sequence is from Methanolinea sp..
TGACGCCACCAAGGAATGGCTCCTCGGTGTTGCAGGCCCTCTCGGCAGGGAGCGGGAAGCGCTGGAGGTTATCAAGGGCGAGACCCGGAAGGTTGAAGACGATCTGGCCTACCTGAAGCGGGCCCTTGCCGGTAAGACTGCAATTATTGAAATATCTGAGTTTCCCGGGCCAATACGAGCCCTCTCACTGGCGAGGATGGCTGAGGAGTTCGGCGCCTACCCGGTGGTTATCAATGTCCATCCCTACACAATCAAGGAACGTATGCCCAGCATCAAATTCATCCTTGAGACCGGGATCAACCCGGAGATCATTCTCACCAGGGGGTTGTTTCACCTGGGGAGTTTCCGTTCCTCGAAAGAGACAGAGGACGAGCTCGAGGCCATTGTCCGGGATTATGATGATCCCATCTTCTTTGGAAATGCCGGGCGGTTCCCGCCCTGCCCGGTCGTAAACCTGACACTCATGAACCCGGCATTCCAACCCCAGTACGGCTTCCGGGGGATCACGAACATCGCTGCCCTTGTCCGGCAGGCACTCGAGAATAACCACCTTCCACGGTCGCGCCTGTTACGGGGAATGCTCTATGGACCAACAACGAAGTAGCGGGATGGGAGGTACCCGGGTGCATGGACAGACCCCTGCGCCTGAAACGTGCACGGACCCCTATCTCCGATGTGCGTTCAACGGTGCTGCGCAGACGGCACTTGGGGTCTCCGGGTCTGCACTCCTTTCCCATTCACCGCAAGGGTGCGAATATCTCGTCAATAACGCATTTTCCTGGCAGGAATGCGATTACATGGAGACGATGACACTCTGCACGAAGTTATGCGTGGATGAAATTGTGCACGGGGGAGAAGACCTCCTGGCCCGCACCATCGGGGACACAAGAGATCTCCCCATATCGGTGTTGTTCGTTATCAGTGCATGTGGACCGGAGATTGTCGGTGATGATATTGTGGCTGTCTGTGAGGAGATGCAGCCAGCGGTTCCCTTCAGGCTCATCCCAATCTCCTGCGCAGGGTTCAGGGGCTCACAGTACGACGGAATCGACATCGCATTGGAAGCGATGCTGAAGCAACTGGTAGAGGAGAGTGCTGATAAGATCCCGGGTTCGGTATGCCTCATTGCTCCCCATGCAAATGCCAACCCGACCTGGACGGCAGACCTGTCATGGGTACAGCAGGTCCTGGCGCGGATGGGCATCCCGGTAGTTGCCACACTGACACACCGGACTCCCGTTTCCGATATAAAAAAGGTTGCATCTGCCGAGACATCACTCCTCTTAAGCCATGATGCAGGACAGAAAACAGCGGATTATCTGTCTTCGATGTTTGGTACAGAACAGATCTGCACGAGGATACCCCTGCCTATCGGGATGACCAATATCCAGCGCTGGCTCACTGCCATCGGAGAGAGATTTGATCGGTTGGATGCCGCGGAAACCATGGTTACGGAAGGCGAACGCATGGTGACTGCGACGTGCCGGCGTAAATGGCCGATGGCCCGGTTTCTCTATCGAACCCCCACTGCCATCGTTGCCGATGCCACGATCGGGATCCCGCTGGTACGGTTCGTAACCGAGGAGATGGAGATGACCCCCAACCTTGTTGCCCTGTATACTTCGCAGCGATCGGTCCGGAGGCTGCTTGAAGAAGAACTGAACAGTCTCGGGCTCAGTCCGAAAGTCGTGTATGGGACCGATGTATACAAGACGCGGAAGAGTATCCAGGAGGTCAGTCCCCGGGTCGTCTTCGGCAGCACCATCGAACGGCATGCAAGCGAAGGACTTTCCGTTGCGTATGTTGTCGAAGTTGTGAAGATGATGCGCCAGTTCAGGATGATCAACCGGGAATACTTCGGGTATACCGGTATCCTCAACCTCTTTGAGTGTGTACAGAACGAATGGACGATGGCGTGGCGTTCGAAGGAGAGAAGCTACCGGGCGAAGTGGTGAAGAGAAGATGAGACAGATTGCGATATACGGCAAAGGAGGGATTGGGAAGAGCACCATCGCATCGAACCTGTCGGCAGCATTCCATGAGATGGGGTGCACGGTGATGCAGGTCGGCTGCGATCCCAAGCGGGACTCAACACGGATCCTCGCCGGAGGAAAATTCATCCCTGCGGTGCTGGAAGAACACCGGGAACAGTTGAGGATAGGGAAGGACGAGTATACGATCAATCTCGATAACATCGTATATAAGTCCCCCGGAGGGGTCTATCTTGTCGAGGCCGGAGGCCCGGAACCGGGAATCGGGTGCGCCGGCCGGGGTGTGC
It contains:
- a CDS encoding nitrogenase associated protein; protein product: MGGTRVHGQTPAPETCTDPYLRCAFNGAAQTALGVSGSALLSHSPQGCEYLVNNAFSWQECDYMETMTLCTKLCVDEIVHGGEDLLARTIGDTRDLPISVLFVISACGPEIVGDDIVAVCEEMQPAVPFRLIPISCAGFRGSQYDGIDIALEAMLKQLVEESADKIPGSVCLIAPHANANPTWTADLSWVQQVLARMGIPVVATLTHRTPVSDIKKVASAETSLLLSHDAGQKTADYLSSMFGTEQICTRIPLPIGMTNIQRWLTAIGERFDRLDAAETMVTEGERMVTATCRRKWPMARFLYRTPTAIVADATIGIPLVRFVTEEMEMTPNLVALYTSQRSVRRLLEEELNSLGLSPKVVYGTDVYKTRKSIQEVSPRVVFGSTIERHASEGLSVAYVVEVVKMMRQFRMINREYFGYTGILNLFECVQNEWTMAWRSKERSYRAKW